From Cyclopterus lumpus isolate fCycLum1 chromosome 4, fCycLum1.pri, whole genome shotgun sequence, a single genomic window includes:
- the sgip1a gene encoding SH3-containing GRB2-like protein 3-interacting protein 1, with the protein MMEGLKKRTRKAFGIRKKEKDNDSTGSPDRDSGSQKKTNGAPNGFYEDIDWDRYNSPEVDDEGYSVRPDEESEEGAPTIKKPHFFSSDESEGEEDHRKKFKIKIKPLPSDRVASVPSVDELKASIGNIALSPSPMRRSPGLKRNTSSEEIARPRRVVPTLPTVAPTPAPAPQLPSSQQTPVSEDTTDLFGPPLETGFGEPKTEVGLSESDPWGAPLSEPESSLTRSFPTGTPPPLPPKNVPTSPPSTGTPSADGAEVSTEADGSTRKPSIADLDNIFGPEQPPPAGEETSDTWVCFSAESSDRPALPEDPAPPLPGSPPPPESTAPTLPTLPPSPEDPAAPLPTSPPSKEEPVPPLPISPSPSEEPTKLPAPSSPPTPEVRNLATSPPPAPPKELESSPISSSPPLDSPSSFPPAPAPKASTPPADGSATCSIPPPLVLSQEEQPKNTDFIQSKEDGSETVTSPNDASQGSRSTPPPPPPPTYRTVVSSPGPTSGAGGSNSGSSSPVRPATPSSVSPTPPPPPPRPPSRPKLPPGKPAVGDAIRPFSPPVHSASPPPIAPLARAESTSSISSTNSMSAATTPTVNKELSVSVSENDQPSLVWFDRGKFYLTFEGCSRGPSPLTMGAQDTLPVAAAFTETVNAFFKGADPSKCVVKVIGEMVLSFPAGITRHFANNLSPAVLTFSITNYSRLEHVLPNPQLLCCDTTTQAKADAKDFWVNMPNLISHLKKVAEQKPQATYYNVDMLKYQVSTEGLQSIPLNLAVSWRCEPASTDLRIDYKYNGEAMATPMALNNVQFLVPVDGGVSKLQAVLPPAAWNAEQQRILWKIPDISQKSENGGVGSLLARFQLTEGPSKPAALALQFTSEGSTLSGCDIELAGPGYRFSLIKKRFAAGKYLADN; encoded by the exons GATTGAAAAAACGTACCAGGAAGGCCTTTGGGATacggaagaaagagaaggacaatGACTCCAC GGGGTCCCCAGACAGAGACAGCGGT tctcAGAAGAAGACCAACGGGGCCCCTAATGGCTTCTACGAAGATATCGACTGGGACAGATAT AACTCTCCTGAGGTTGATGATGAAGGCTACAGCGTCAGACCTGATGAGGAGTCAGAAGAGGGAG CGCCAACCATCAAAAAGCCCCACTTCTTTTCCTCTGATGAGTcggaaggagaggaggaccaCAGGAAAAAATTCAAAATCAAGATCAAGCCACTGCCGTCCGATCGCGTAGCGTCTGTGCCCTCGGTCGACGAGCTCAAAGCCTCCATAGGCAACATCGCCCTGTCCCCGTCTCCTATG AGACGTAGCCCG GGTTTGAAAAGGAACACATCCA GTGAGGAGATTGCCAGACCGAGACGCGTCGTCCCCACTTTACCCACAGTGGCCCCCACACCAGCTCCGGCGCCACAGCTCCCCAG CAGTCAACAAACACCAGTCTCAGAAGACACCACAGACTTATTTGGGCCTCCTTTGGAAACAGGCTTTGGAGAACCAAAAACTGAAG TGGGTCTCTCTGAGTCCGATCCTTGGGGGGCTCCTCTATCAGAGCCTGAATCCTCTTTGACAAGATCCTTCCCCACAGGAA CTCCACCTCCACTTCCACCGAAGAATGTCCCGACCTCTCCCCCTTCGACTGGCACTCCCTCTGCAGACGGTGCTG aaGTGTCAACAGAAGCAGACGGTTCCACCAGGAAGCCCTCAATAGCTGACTTGGACAACATTTTTGGACCAGAACAGCCTCCCCCTGCTGGCGAGGAGACGAGTGACACATGGGTCTGCTTCAGTGCAGAATCTTCTGACCGGCCAGCTCTACCAGAGGACCCAGCACCTCCCTTACCaggctctcctcctccacctgaatCTACTGCCCCAACCTTACCTACATTGCCACCTTCTCCAGAAGACCCTGCAGCACCTCTCCCTACATCCCCTCCCTCAAAAGAAGAACCTGTGCCCCCTCTCCCaatctccccgtctccctcagAGGAGCCCACTAAACTTCCcgctccctcatctcctcctacCCCAGAGGTCCGAAATCTCGCCACCTCTCCCCCACCTGCACCTCCAAAGGAGCTTGAGTCTTCTCCcatttcttcctcccctcctttaGACTCCCCTTCCAGCTTCCCACCAGCCCCTGCTCCAAAAGCAAGTACCCCTCCTGCTGATGGATCTGCAACATGCTCCATCCCACCGCCTCTTGTTCTGTCTCAAGAGGAGCAGCCCAAGAACACAGACTTCATCCAATCCAAAGAAGATGGAAGTGAAACTGTCACCTCGCCCAACGATGCCAGCCAGGGGAGCCGGAGTAcgcctcccccacctcctccccctacATATCGGACGGTGGTGTCGTCACCAGGTCCCACATCTGGAGCGGGTGGCTCAAATAGTG GTTCCTCCTCTCCGGTGCGACCTGCCACTCCTTCGTCAGTCAgccccaccccaccaccacctccaccccgGCCCCCGTCACGGCCTAAACTTCCGCCAGGGAAACCAGCTGTAGGAGATGCA ATTCGTCCCTTCAGCCCGCCGGTCCACTCTGCCAGCCCCCCTCCCATCGCCCCGTTGGCGCGGGCCGagagcacctcctccatctcctccaccaacTCCATGAGTGCCGCTACCACCCCGACCGTCAATAAAGAGCTCTCCGTGTCCGTGTCAG AGAATGACCAGCCATCCCTTGTATGGTTTGACAGAGGGAAGTTTTATTTAACCTTTGAAG GCTGCTCCCGAGGGCCCAGCCCTCTCACCATGGGGGCTCAGGACACTCTTCCTGTGGCAGCTGCGTTCACAGAGACGGTCAACGCCTTCTTTAAAGGAGCTGACCCCAGCAA GTGTGTTGTGAAGGTCATAGGTGAGATGGTTTTGTCGTTTCCGGCGGGCATCACACGGCACTTTGCCAATAACCTGTCCCCCGCTGTGCTAACCTTCAGCATAACCAACTACAGCCGACTGGAGCATGTGCTGCCTAACCCCCAGCTCCTCTGCTG CGACACCACCACACAAGCCAAGGCAGATGCCAAGGACTTCTGGGTGAACATGCCAAACCTGATATCCCATTTAAAGAAGGTGGCAGAGCAGAAGCCTCAGGCAACATACTACAACGTGGACATGCTCAAGTATCAG GTATCAACGGAGGGGCTTCAGTCGATTCCTTTGAATCTGGCGGTGAGTTGGAGATGTGAGCCCGCCAGCACTGACCTGAGGATAGACTACAAATACAACGGGGAGGCCATGGCGACGCCGATGGCCCTCAACAACGTCCAGTTCCTCGTCCCGGTCGATGGAGGGGTTTCAAAACTACAGGCGGTCTTACCTCCTGCTGCATG